In one Drosophila pseudoobscura strain MV-25-SWS-2005 chromosome X, UCI_Dpse_MV25, whole genome shotgun sequence genomic region, the following are encoded:
- the Lim1 gene encoding LIM/homeobox protein Lhx1 isoform X2 yields the protein MGSASEDDDDDDPPHLRATALGLGVLGPNGPDSAGGPLGTSDISVQSMSTDSKNTHDDSDQGSLDGDPDGRGDSQAENKSPDDANGSKRRGPRTTIKAKQLEVLKTAFNQTPKPTRHIREQLAKETGLPMRVIQVWFQNKRSKERRMKQITSMGRPPFFGGARKMRGFPMNLSPGGLDDGPGFPYFAADAKFEFGYGGPFHPHDGPYFPGHPGGPMPFNAPGGPMDHSGPIPMVNEFGLTPESTFLSQAGAPPMQLQTAVGPPPPPPPPSAEHLMAAAQQQAAAQQQAQQQAAQNAQQASQTQQQQQQNGPRTASPEFLSSANFSEPQNMQNEGLVW from the exons ATGGGCTCGGCGAGCgaagacgatgacgatgatgatccGCCGCATTTGCGGGCCACGGCACTGGGATTGGGCGTACTCGGACCGAATGGCCCAGACTCAGCGGGTGGACCGCTGGGCACATCGGATATATCAGTACAAAGCATGAGCACCGATAGCAAAAATACCCATGACGACTCCGATCAG GGCTCCTTGGATGGGGATCCGGATGGACGCGGCGATTCACAGGCGGAGAACAAAAGTCCCGACGATGCCAATGGCTCGAAGCGTCGCGGTCCCCGCACCACCATCAAGGCCAAACAGCTGGAGGTACTGAAAACGGCATTCAATCAGACACCGAAACCGACACGCCACATTAGGGAGCAACTGGCCAAGGAAACGGGACTGCCCATGCGCGTCATACAG GTCTGGTTCCAGAACAAGCGCTCGAAGGAGAGACGCATGAAGCAGATCACCAGCATGGGTCGTCCCCCGTTCTTTGGCggtgcacgcaaaatgcgcggctTTCCCATGAATCTCTCGCCGGGCGGCCTAGACGACGGGCCCGGATTTCCCTATTTTGCAGCAGACGCTAAGTTCGAGTTTGGCTACGGCGGGCCGTTCCATCCGCACGACGGACCCTATTTCCCAGGACATCCCGGCGGTCCGATGCCGTTCAATGCGCCAG GCGGACCCATGGACCACAGCGGACCCATTCCGATGGTGAACGAGTTCGGACTGACGCCGGAGTCGACCTTTCTGAGTCAGGCGGGAGCACCGCCGATGCAGCTGCAGACGGCCGTGgggccaccgccgccgccgccgccaccgagCGCCGAGCACTTGATGGCCGCCGCGCAGCAACAGgcggcagcgcagcagcaggctcagcagcaggcggcacaGAATGCGCAACAAGCAAGCcaaacgcagcagcagcaacaacaaaatggccCCCGCACCGCATCGCCCGAGTTCTTGAGCTCCGCGAACTTCAGCGAACCGCAGAATATGCAAAATGAAGGGCTCGTTTGGTAA